Part of the Paeniglutamicibacter sulfureus genome, AGAGCGGTGAGTTTTCTGATGGCACCACTTCTCGGACGTGGGAAGGAAACGGCTCCCCCGCCGGCACGTCTCTTTCGTGGCAAGGTCTGCCTCCCGCTGAGAGTTGGGACCGGTATTACCGGGTGTCGTTTTCTGGTGAGTATCTCGAAATTCCTACCACCGTGCTTTGGGGCGACGGAGGCAACTCGCAATCCTCGGTGTCGGTCGAATCCTCACGGGCACGGCCATTTGAGGCCGTTACGGTTGAACTCGACACAACTTGGGCTCCTGAAGTGTCAAGCCTCGTGAGCAGCAAGTTCGTGAGTGTCGGCGAGCAGCACAGCGACGACATCACGTTCGCTGCTACCGCCGCTGATACCGGCACGAGCGGAGAATGGCGCTGGCGACTAGCTACGGATGGATCGCACGAATGGATGCCGGTCAAAGCCAAGGTTACGGCTTACGGTCCGTACCTCAGCGATCCCGCTCTGAACCCTTCATCTGAGGCGCCGGTAGGTGCACCCGTCGCTGCACGCGGGACGTTCACAACCGATCCAGCTCGGGATCAGTCAAGCCCACAAACCTACTCATTCCTTTTTGACGATGAGATCCTTGAACAGGGTTACTACACGTACAAGTGGGACATTGATGGCGCTGACCAAGATCCCTCGATCATCGGCGCCGATAACTGCCTAAAACCTAACGCGGAACTAGGCTGCCGCGTGCGCAGGGATTTTGGGAGGAGAGATGCGACGATTTCGGCATACCCGAAGAATCGGCGAGGATCGTGCACCCCGAGGTGCGCACGGAAGCGCAGCCACAAGCCACAGTAGGTGACACGATTACCGATGTCGCGATTGTAGATGGCTCGGTGCCGGCAGGCTCTGAACTCACCTTTGAGGTGTTCAAGTCGCCGGTGGCGGGAGACCTCAAACACGATCAAAATGGTGAGCTCACCGACACTGCCTGGACTCAGGCCGAGGTAGACGCGCTGAACGGTGAGGCGGTGTGCACGATGGAGAATCTTGCCGGCCGCACCGAACCAATTGCCGTAACTGCCGGACCTCACAGCGGCGAGCGCTACACCTCTCCCGGAGTCCAAGTAGACAGGGCCGGCACTTATTGGTGGATCGAATCACTGCTCCATCGCGACCCAGAGTCTGGCGCGGAGACGTTGATCATTTCCGGCACTTGCGGGTTGCTGCTTTTGGCGGCAGTTATGGTCGGGGTTGCAGGTGGGGAGTCGCGCGTCGGCCCGAACGCAGCGAGTCAAGAGAGATGCCCAGTGGGCGGGATTGCTTCTACCTGCTGCTTCGAGCAGTGCGGCCACGAAGCACCCCGACGAGGTGCTGCACGTCAGGTCCGTCCCGTTCAATGCGCCAGCTTGCCCAGATTTCAGTTCCAGGCAGAAGCGTTTCCCCATTGTGTGTGACCGGAATCACGGCGTGCACACGCTTGTTAGAGAGGTGCCTGGCCAGGGGCTGCGCCATGAGCGCGCCGCCGAGCCCAGTCGCTACGAGCTCGAGTGTTGCCTTGGCGTTTCGTGGCGTCCAAGAAGGGTCTTTCCACTCCTGGGGTTCGGGCCACTCGGCGAAGTGATCCGGGTGTGCGAGGAGCGTCAATAAGGAGAGATCCTCGAGATCAATCTCTCCCAGCTTCGCGAGCTCGTGATCTGCCGGAACCACAAGAGCGATGGTCTCGTTGTAGAGGTGCATCGCGTGCCGGGTGCGCGCTGCCGCCTCGCTTCCCGCGGGAATAGCTCCGGGTGCAACTCGTTCTAGCAATACATCGAACTCTGTGCGGGCGTTCTCAACCTCGTGCAGGTCCACAGGCACGAGTTCCAACGGTTGTTCTCGCACTGCTCGCGCCCAACGCTCGGCCCACTTGCTTGGGGCCACGCCGCGCACGAAGCCGAGCTGCAGCGTCGGCAGCTCCACCCGTTCCGGTTTGGGCGTTGCCTTGGCAGCGGCCTGCTTTTTCGAGGCGGCCCCGGCCTTCTTGCCAGCTGACTGCGGTCGCTTGATCGACCTCAGAGGGCTGCCTTTTGATGCGCCTCGTCGTGGGGCATTACGGTTCAAGGGGCAACCTCCGAGTAAATTTCATGATCGTAGCTGAGTCGGGCCGATGACAGAGCGATGCGGTAGTCGTCCTCCGATACCTGGCACCTGAGCGGTGTGCCCTCTTCAAGGTAGTGGGGAAGGGCGAGACGACTGTGTCCCTGCGGTGGCAGTCCACTCGCCGGCACGACTCGCCACCAGGTGACGGCGTGGCCGTAGTAGGCGAGCACTCGACCGACTGCCCGCGGAGCGTTGGACCCAAGTGCGTGCGCAATGTCACCGTATGTCATGACGCGCCCTGGCGGGATGCGCCTGATGACGTCGAGCACTGCGTCGACGAACTCCGGGCTTGGCATGCGTTAAGCCTACGGCCACAGCAGAGATTCGAATTGCGAGGATCGCGTGATTTTGAGGATCACCAAGCCAATTGGGCGCTGCTGAAGAGTGTGGGCTCGATCTTCGCCGATTAACCGAGTTGTGAGACCCCGAGGAGCGTACCAATGCCATAGGTGGCCGCGACGGCGATGCCGCCGAAGAGCAGCTGGCGGCCCGCGCTCGCGAAGGGGTTGCGGTCAGTGAACTTTGCGGCAGCGAAGCCCGCAGCGAGAAGACCCACTCCGCCGAAGAGGAGCCCCCACCCGAGGGTTCCGAAGCCGATCAGGAACGGAAGGACCGGGATAATCGCACCCACGCTAAAGGAGACAAGAGATGCGATTGCCGCCACCCTCGGCGATTGCTTTTCGTCGGGGCTCAAGCCAAGTTCGTGCGCGAGGTGCACTCTGAGCGCCTGTTCGGTGTTCGCGTGCACCTGTGAAGCGGCATCGCGAGCTGTACTAGGGTGCATGCCGAGCGACTCGAACATGATCGAGAGTTCGGCCTCCTCGCCTTCTGGATTGCGAGTGAGGGCGTCGCGCTCGGTGTCGATCTCAACTTGAAGCTGCTCGTTCTGCGTCCGCACGGAGGTGTATTCGCCAAGCGCCATTGAGATCGCGCCAGAGATGAGGCCCGAGATACCGGTGATCGCGATAATGCCAGGGGAAGCGCCTGCTGCGGCAATACCTGAAATGAGGCCGGTGTTTGAGACGAGGCCGTCCATCGCACCGAACACCGAAGCGCGAAGCCACCCAGACCCGGCGGAGGACGAGTGAGTGTGGTCGTACTCGTGTGGGTTTGCGATGTTGATTTCCTTCACGTGAGGCAACGTTAGCAATCATTCTCGATGCGTGAGAACCCGTTTTTGAAGGTGGTCGGGCCGCGCAAATCGACTGCGTCACGACGAAGATTTCCTCCGTGAATGGCCCAGTTTGTTACTCCGGGCGGGGGCTGCTGAGCTGAACGAGCACGTTGAGGTGCTGTTGGGCGATGACACGAACTCCCACAAGCAGAAGCGCAGAGAACAGGCACAATAGGCCGATCAAGATCAAAAACGTTCCGAGCATGGCTTGAAAGGGGGCTCCGGAGAAGAAATCACGGCTTGAGGTGCCCATGAAGATCATCCAGCCGAGAATCAAGAGGATCGGCGTGAGCGTAAAGAAGATTGCGGCGATACCGGGCAGGCCGATCCTCGGAGAAACTGAGCCGGATGCGTTCTGTGGTTGTGAATCGGTCATGGTTGAAGCTTATTCGGGAGGCCTGATGAGTGCCATGCCGTCTGGCTACGACTCCTTAGCTACAGTGCTGTCAGACGAGACGCTGAAATTGCTCCCCGCGAGCAAGGCTTCTAGTGCGGCCCGATGTTTTTCGTACGCGGTGCGACCTTGCTTGGTGATTCGAAATGTGGTCGTGCCGCCTCGCCCGCGGCCCGCCTTGGCGACCGTGATGTAGCTGGCCTCAGTCAGAGCAGTGGCCTGCTTGGAGAGGTCGGAATCGCTGACCCCCAATGCATCGCGCACAAACCCGAAATCTGCGTCTTGAGCGTGGGCAAGCAGTGCCATAAGCGCGAGCCGTTTGGGCGCGTGAATGACCGGGTCGAGGTCGGAAATCATGCCAGTCGAACCCGTACACGATCGGCAGCCCGCTCGTAGGCGATGCCGAACCAGGTCAGCCCACCCAGGCATGCCACGAAACTTACCGGAATGCTTACCCAGAGTGAACTCGTGACGGCCAGCGCGAAGACGCCTGCTATGAGTATGATCGTGCCGAGTAAGTACCAGTTGAAAACTCGGCGGATTTCTTGGGGAGCCTTGCCCTTTGGGGTGACGCCGCGGCGTTTTCTTTGGTCGAGGATCACGACAAGTGCAATGAGCACGATCGTAAGGGTCGGGATAGACCCCAAAGGGGTGCGCTCGGAAAACAATCCCTGCGTTTGCGTCACGAGCAGCACGAGGGCTGGACCCGTGAGGCTGATCAGGAGAGTGTGCCACCAGGGGGACCTGGGGAGAGCGATATGGGGCGCGGCGGCTGCCCGCTCGGCCTCGCGGAGCTGTTGTTGAATCTCATTACTTTCCATGTTGGAAAGATTAAGCTATCACTTTCCAGTCTGTCAAGTGATCGATTCTGTGGATCACTTCCTGCCTGCGCGCGAGTCTGCGGCGGATTTCAAGATCTACGGGTGAGGCGTCTCTCGGAGTACCCGGTATCGAATGCAAATGAAATCGCGATTGCGAGCGTGGTCAATGATTTCGAGTTGCAGATTTCGCGGAAGGAGAGGCTGGCCGGAACCAAGTGTTACCGGCGCGAACTGTACCCAGACTTCGTCGAGTAGCTCAGCATCTGCGAACTGGCCAGCAAGGTCGCCACCGCCCACCACCCAAATATCTTTTCCCTGCGCAGCTAGGACGGCCTCTGCGTGAGCCTGCGTCACTGAACCCTGAACAAAGCGGATATCTGCGCCTTCTGGAACGGGCAGGTCGCGATGAGTGAATACCCAGACCGGCTGCTCGTAGCCCCACTCATCTTGGTTGCTCAGTAGCCACTCATACGTGGAAGCACCCATGAAGAGAGCGCCAATTCCTTTCACGAACTCTGGGTATGCCATGGGGCCTTCGAAATCGAAGTCCTGCTTGAACAGCCACTCAAGGGAATGCTCGGGGGTGGCGATGAACCCGTCGAGGCTTGAAGCAGTATAGAAGTGGGTGGTCATGGGAGCGCACCTTTCTTGCGATGTTCTGGAAATCAGGGTCAGAGTTCTGCATCATTGAGCGCAAGCCGCAAGTTATATGGATTCCTCGTCCCTTCGATGCCAGGCAAACCAGGCGACCACACAGAAGGCTGCGAGCATGACGAGGTCAGCGATGAACGCAACTGGGACAGATCGAGATATCCGCGCAACCGGGAACGCAGCCGCCGCAAATACCAACAACACAGCGCTCCAGCGGGGCGTGAGCCCGGTCCACCAATGCATTGCGCCCAAGGACAAAAGCGCGACCGGAAAGAGCGGTCCGGCCAGAATCAGCACAATAGCCACCGGGAGTGGGTAGATGTCGAAAGTAGCTAGCGAGCGAAACTCGGTGATACCGAACACACTCTCAAACACGCCTTGCAGCCCGAACGCGACGGTGCCGAACATGCCGATCAGCACCAGAAGCATCCATAGCCCCGACAGAAGGGGAAACCGGGGGCGGAGGGCGTTGTATTCCCCAATGAGTCCGTACACCCAGGGCACGGCGGCTATGGCAATGAGAAGCCCGCCGGTCACTCCATAGTGTCCGTCGATCCAGAAGAGCGGTGACAGGGCGAACAGCAAGGGTCCGATAATCAGACCAAGGCTTTCCAAACGGCGTACCACCATGCCCAAAGAGTAACACTGCCAAAGCTCTGGCGCTTAGCGGGCGTAAAAATGCATGGTCACACCCCGTGCGCTGATGCCGGGCGCGGAGATCCAGCAATGGGCGTCCCGATGCCACGTGGTGAGTGATCCCTCCCGGTTCGACCCGGCCGTTTCACCCTTCTCATTTGGGTCTCATCATTCTCAGCCATACTAGTGGGCATGGGATTGGGAAAAACTGGCAAGATCGTGGCCTGGCTGGCGGTGTTCTTGACCTTGGGGCTGGGGACCTATGTGGTGGCGCTGGGACTCACTGCTCCCCCTGCTGTCAATCTGGGCCCGGCAATCACCGTCGAGGAGGGTCCGACACCGTCCAACCCGTCGTCCTCGTCCGTGGATCCCACTCCCA contains:
- a CDS encoding transcriptional regulator, whose product is MISDLDPVIHAPKRLALMALLAHAQDADFGFVRDALGVSDSDLSKQATALTEASYITVAKAGRGRGGTTTFRITKQGRTAYEKHRAALEALLAGSNFSVSSDSTVAKES
- a CDS encoding VIT1/CCC1 transporter family protein encodes the protein MKEINIANPHEYDHTHSSSAGSGWLRASVFGAMDGLVSNTGLISGIAAAGASPGIIAITGISGLISGAISMALGEYTSVRTQNEQLQVEIDTERDALTRNPEGEEAELSIMFESLGMHPSTARDAASQVHANTEQALRVHLAHELGLSPDEKQSPRVAAIASLVSFSVGAIIPVLPFLIGFGTLGWGLLFGGVGLLAAGFAAAKFTDRNPFASAGRQLLFGGIAVAATYGIGTLLGVSQLG
- a CDS encoding dihydrofolate reductase family protein, whose product is MTTHFYTASSLDGFIATPEHSLEWLFKQDFDFEGPMAYPEFVKGIGALFMGASTYEWLLSNQDEWGYEQPVWVFTHRDLPVPEGADIRFVQGSVTQAHAEAVLAAQGKDIWVVGGGDLAGQFADAELLDEVWVQFAPVTLGSGQPLLPRNLQLEIIDHARNRDFICIRYRVLRETPHP
- a CDS encoding MGMT family protein, whose product is MPSPEFVDAVLDVIRRIPPGRVMTYGDIAHALGSNAPRAVGRVLAYYGHAVTWWRVVPASGLPPQGHSRLALPHYLEEGTPLRCQVSEDDYRIALSSARLSYDHEIYSEVAP
- a CDS encoding LysR substrate-binding domain-containing protein codes for the protein MNRNAPRRGASKGSPLRSIKRPQSAGKKAGAASKKQAAAKATPKPERVELPTLQLGFVRGVAPSKWAERWARAVREQPLELVPVDLHEVENARTEFDVLLERVAPGAIPAGSEAAARTRHAMHLYNETIALVVPADHELAKLGEIDLEDLSLLTLLAHPDHFAEWPEPQEWKDPSWTPRNAKATLELVATGLGGALMAQPLARHLSNKRVHAVIPVTHNGETLLPGTEIWASWRIERDGPDVQHLVGVLRGRTARSSR